One Prunus dulcis chromosome 8, ALMONDv2, whole genome shotgun sequence DNA window includes the following coding sequences:
- the LOC117638415 gene encoding indole-3-acetic acid-induced protein ARG7-like, with amino-acid sequence MGFWIPGIVNAKKSLNHSASSKTLEIPKGHFEVYVGKNQKKRFVIPVSYLNEPLFLDLLNQAEEEFGYGHPMGCITIPCSEDSFVHLTSCLSEKWEDIGLSSTRSVICHMAADFPC; translated from the exons ATGGGGTTCTGGATTCCAGGAATTGTCAACGCCAAGAAAAGTCTAAACCATTCAGCTTCTTCAAAGACCTTAGAGATCCCAAAAGGCCATTTTGAAGTGTATGTTGGGAAGAACCAGAAGAAGAGATTTGTAATTCCAGTATCATACTTGAATGAGCCTTTATTCCTGGATTTGCTTAATCAAGCTGAAGAAGAATTTGGATACGGTCATCCCATGGGTTGTATCACAATACCCTGCAGTGAAGACAGCTTTGTTCATCTGACTTCCTGCTTAAGT GAAAAATGGGAGGATATAGGGTTATCTTCTACCAGATCTGTTATATGCCATATGGCAGCAGATTTTCCATGCTAG
- the LOC117637021 gene encoding indole-3-acetic acid-induced protein ARG7-like, protein MGFRLPGIVDTKKGLNKAATSKTLDIPKGYFAVYVGEGQKKRFVVPISYLNEPLFLDLLSQAEEEFGYDHPMGGITIPCSDETFIHLTSSFSV, encoded by the coding sequence ATGGGATTCCGGTTGCCAGGAATTGTTGACACCAAGAAGGGTCTAAACAAGGCTGCTACTTCAAAGACCTTAGACATCCCAAAAGGCTATTTTGCAGTGTATGTTGGGGAGGGCCAGAAGAAGCGATTTGTGGTTCCAATATCATACTTGAATGAGCCTTTGTTCTTGGATTTGCTGAGTCaagcagaagaagaatttGGATACGATCATCCAATGGGCGGTATCACAATCCCCTGCAGTGATGAAACCTTCATTCATCTCACTTCCAGCTTTAGTGTGTGA
- the LOC117637018 gene encoding indole-3-acetic acid-induced protein ARG7-like — translation MEPISAPRDRSFHAAGHTLSSIYTQEIRFITSTQVSLLAKHQSLLCFPSPLNSFSCSNFPLENIKTMGFRLPGIVNSKKGLNKAATSKTLDIPKGYFAVYVGESQKKRFVVPISYLNEPLFLDLLSQAEEEFGYDHPMGGITIPCSDETFIHLTSRLSV, via the coding sequence ATGGAGCCCATCTCTGCTCCTCGAGACCGCTCATTTCATGCAGCAGGCCATACTCTTTCATCTATATATACACAAGAGATCAGGTTCATAACCAGCACTCAAGTCTCTCTCCTTGCCAAGCATCAAAGTCTTCTCTGTTTCCCAAGTCCTCtgaattctttttcttgttctaaTTTTCCACTTGAGAATATAAAAACCATGGGATTCCGGTTGCCAGGAATTGTTAACTCCAAGAAGGGTCTAAACAAGGCTGCTACTTCAAAGACCTTAGACATCCCAAAAGGCTATTTTGCAGTGTATGTTGGGGAGAGCCAGAAGAAGCGATTTGTGGTTCCAATATCATACTTGAATGAACCTTTGTTCTTGGATTTGCTGAGTCaagcagaagaagaatttGGATATGATCATCCAATGGGTGGTATCACAATCCCCTGCAGTGATGAAACCTTCATTCATCTCACTTCCCGCTTAAGTGTATGA
- the LOC117638416 gene encoding putative disease resistance protein At1g50180 — MAENVVSFLLQRLGDLLTEEANFLIQLPKRCRFKTRKRSSCTRVRDADYAKKKNAAVREFVAQIRDAAYDAEDVIDKFAHKIESERNRRRNKICMSYRFFKYGRKVKMLHNVGSKIEEIKGRISQLRVNLEIYGIRRLKEEEGPSYSDRVVTNLLRRSFSHSINHNVVGLVEAAKTLATELVKPGNSGSRVVSICGMGGLGKTTLARKVYHHDEVRDHFSHFIWVCVSQQYQTRDIWEQILFKLSSPDEREREKIAKMKDDEVAKELFVLLQKMRSLVVLDDIWDAKAWSLLSAGFPTQDEDTETKVLITSRNKSVAYRADPRGFLYEPSCLNDEDSWELFHKVAIFQRVQAYGDHPPATRAKNSENPFITVERMEKLGKEMVTHCRGLPLAIIVLGGVLATKRFIDEWETVHKTIKSHLKTMNGDQRSTELGVMEALALSYDDLPYQLKPCFLHLGEFPEDFEMPTRRLINLWVAEALIPSESSNERENEETLEDVAYRYLTLLAERYLVQVEKRSSTGRIKSCRMHDLIRELCLTKAGQNDFFQIIELRDSNRKMELFSSPMINRPNSIGRIRRISIYFKNCSGFISLGTEECPPVRSALGFSNIQSAIGQELIESIVSRFKFLRVLDLEEIRGFAIPKGIGNLIHLRLLTVNSAWTGVLSSSIGNWRFLLALYIDPNNSAELIPDVIWKMKRLRHLYLPMEYGKRTKKLRFANLNDLQTLKNFPAKIADVKDLTTLPNLRKLAIQIPDDSKLDEFMAIFQPPFTFNYLRSLSVDIRMNATNMDAVKIRSCCPRLKKLKRNGTQI; from the exons ATGGCTGAGAACGTcgtctcttttcttttgcaaaGGCTCGGTGATTTGCTAACAGAAGAAGCCAACTTCTTGATCCAG CTTCCTAAGAGATGCAGATTCaagacaagaaaaagaagcagctGTACGAGAGTAAGAGATGCAGATTATGCTAAGAAAAAGAATGCAGCTGTACGAGAGTTCGTTGCACAAATCAGAGATGCTGCTTATGACGCGGAAGATGTCATCGACAAATTTGCCCACAAAATAGAATCCGAACGCAACCGTAGGAGGAACAAGATCTGTATGTCTTACAGATTTTTTAAATACGGCAGAAAAGTAAAAATGCTGCACAACGTTGGCTCAAAGATTGAGGAGATCAAGGGCCGCATCTCTCAACTGAGGGTGAACCTAGAAATATATGGCATAAGGAGattgaaggaagaagaggggCCGAGCTATTCTGACAGGGTTGTGACCAACTTATTACGCCGCAGTTTCTCTCACTCCATCAACCATAATGTTGTTGGTTTGGTGGAAGCTGCCAAGACATTAGCGACTGAGCTTGTGAAACCAGGAAACTCCGGCAGTCGAGTGGTTTCGATATGTGGAATGGGAGGGTTGGGCAAGACCACTCTGGCTAGGAAGGTTTACCATCATGATGAAGTTAGGGATCATTTTTCTCACTTCATTTGGGTGTGCGTATCTCAACAATATCAAACAAGAGACATTTGGGAGCAAATTCTGTTTAAACTTTCGTCCCCTGAcgaaagggagagagagaagatcgCAAAGATGAAAGATGATGAGGTAGCTAAAGAACTTTTTGTGCTACTTCAAAAGATGAGAAGCTTGGTGGTTCTTGATGACATCTGGGATGCGAAGGCGTGGTCATTGCTAAGCGCTGGGTTTCCAACTCAAGACGAGGACACAGAAACCAAAGTGCTAATTACATCCCGCAACAAAAGCGTAGCATATCGAGCAGATCCGAGAGGTTTCCTCTATGAACCATCCTGTCTAAATGATGAAGATAGCTGGGAACTGTTCCATAAGGTAGCAATTTTTCAAAGAGTGCAAGCATATGGAG ATCACCCACCAGCTACAAGGgcaaaaaattctgaaaatccTTTCATAACAGTGGAACGCATGGAAAAACTTGGGAAAGAAATGGTAACACACTGTCGTGGTCTGCCGCTGGCCATTATTGTGCTTGGAGGTGTTTTGGCAACAAAACGTTTCATTGATGAATGGGAGACAGTACATAAAACTATCAAATCACACTTGAAAACAATGAACGGCGACCAAAGAAGTACTGAGTTGGGAGTTATGGAGGCGTTAGCACTAAGTTATGATGATTTGCCATATCAGTTGAAACCATGCTTCCTTCATTTAGGCGAATTCCCAGAGGATTTTGAAATGCCTACACGGAGACTAATCAATCTGTGGGTTGCAGAAGCCCTGATACCATCTGAATCATCAAATGAAAGAGAGAACGAGGAAACATTAGAGGATGTTGCATATCGGTACTTGACATTGTTGGCAGAAAGGTATTTGGTTCAAGTGGAGAAAAGAAGTTCAACTGGAAGGATTAAAAGTTGCCGCATGCATGATCTTATACGAGAACTATGTTTGACAAAGGCTGGGCAGAATGATTTCTTCCAAATCATAGAACTTCGTGACAGTAACAGGAAAATGGAGTTGTTCTCTTCGCCAATGATTAACAGACCAAATTCAATAGGTAGGATCCGCagaatttctatttatttcaaaaattgtAGCGGGTTTATCTCTTTGGGAACTGAAGAATGTCCTCCAGTTAGGTCTGCATTGGGATTCAGCAACATACAGAGTGCAATAGGTCAGGAGCTTATTGAATCCATAGTCAGCAGGTTCAAGTTTCTTAGAGTCCTAGATCTTGAAGAGATTCGAGGATTCGCAATACCAAAAGGAATAGGGAATTTGATCCATTTAAGGCTTTTGACTGTAAATTCTGCTTGGACAGGTGTGCTTTCATCATCTATAGGCAACTGGAGATTCTTGTTGGCCCTATACATAGATCCAAACAATTCGGCAGAACTAATTCCAGATGTGATTTGGAAGATGAAAAGATTGAGGCATTTGTATCTTCCAATGGAATATGGTAAGCGTACCAAGAAGTTACGGTTTGCTAATCTCAATGACCTGCAGACCTTAAAAAACTTTCCAGCAAAGATAGCAGATGTGAAGGATCTGACCACATTGCCCAATCTCAGAAAATTAGCAATACAAATACCTGATGACAGCAAGCTCGATGAGTTCATGGCAATCTTCCAACCACCATTCACATTTAACTATCTAAGATCGTTGTCAGTAGATATTCGGATGAATGCTACAAATATGGATGCGGTAAAAATCAGATCATGCTGTCCTCGCCTCAAGAAGCTGAAACGAAATGGAACGCAAATCTAG